A single region of the Leisingera thetidis genome encodes:
- a CDS encoding putative 2-aminoethylphosphonate ABC transporter ATP-binding protein gives MLQLTPPKETYLSIRDLWKAFGSFIALRDISLDVKEGEFICFLGPSGCGKTTLLRAIAGLDLQSKGTVTQGGQDVSNLPPSERDFGIVFQSYALFPNLTIEKNIAFGLENAGRSKVEISTRVRELLELVGLPDQGRKYPAQLSGGQQQRIALARAIATNPGLLLLDEPLSALDAKVRVHLRHEIKELQRQLGVTTVMVTHDQEEALAMADRIVVMNHGVIEQVGTPTEIYREPANLFVADFIGEMNQIGSSVAKGGRLAVGEKTFACLPHDFLDGTPVIAAIRPEDVIPHEAGYLESSGNRNSIGVQLAEMEFLGSFWRCRLTNDRFGGKELIADFSINAVRRLRLETGCQMEIELPENRLMAFGSARQEA, from the coding sequence GTGCTTCAATTGACCCCGCCAAAAGAAACCTACCTGAGCATCCGCGACCTGTGGAAAGCCTTCGGCAGCTTCATAGCGCTGAGAGATATCTCCCTGGATGTGAAGGAAGGCGAATTCATCTGTTTCCTTGGCCCCTCCGGATGCGGCAAGACCACGTTGCTGCGGGCCATTGCCGGCCTGGATCTGCAATCCAAAGGCACCGTGACCCAAGGCGGGCAAGATGTGTCAAACCTGCCGCCTTCCGAGCGTGATTTCGGTATCGTGTTCCAGTCCTACGCGCTGTTCCCGAACCTGACGATCGAAAAGAATATCGCCTTCGGCCTGGAGAACGCAGGCCGCAGCAAAGTTGAAATTTCCACCCGCGTGCGGGAGCTTCTGGAGCTGGTCGGCCTACCGGATCAGGGCCGCAAATATCCGGCGCAGCTTTCGGGCGGCCAGCAGCAGCGCATAGCGCTTGCCCGTGCAATCGCAACCAATCCCGGCCTGCTGCTGCTGGATGAGCCACTGTCGGCACTGGATGCAAAGGTGCGCGTGCATCTGCGCCATGAGATCAAGGAGCTGCAGCGCCAGCTGGGGGTCACCACCGTCATGGTGACCCACGATCAGGAAGAAGCGCTGGCCATGGCCGACCGGATTGTCGTGATGAATCACGGCGTGATCGAGCAGGTCGGCACGCCCACCGAAATCTACCGCGAGCCTGCAAACCTGTTTGTTGCCGACTTCATCGGCGAGATGAACCAGATCGGCTCTTCGGTTGCCAAAGGCGGGCGCCTGGCGGTCGGCGAAAAAACTTTTGCCTGCCTGCCGCATGATTTTTTGGATGGCACCCCTGTTATTGCTGCAATCCGCCCGGAGGATGTGATCCCGCATGAAGCCGGCTATCTGGAAAGCAGCGGCAACCGCAACAGCATCGGCGTGCAGCTGGCGGAGATGGAATTCCTTGGTTCCTTCTGGCGCTGCCGCCTGACGAATGACCGATTTGGCGGCAAGGAGCTGATTGCCGACTTCTCCATCAACGCTGTGCGCCGACTTAGGCTGGAGACCGGATGCCAGATGGAAATTGAACTGCCTGAAAACCGTCTGATGGCTTTCGGGTCTGCAAGGCAGGAGGCGTAA
- a CDS encoding putative 2-aminoethylphosphonate ABC transporter substrate-binding protein codes for MKQKTSFITALAFSVSTACAAVAGTELTVYTAVEAEDLARYAETFNQTHPDIKINWVRDSTGIITAKLLAERDNPQADVVWGLAATSLLLLKSEGMLEAYAPAGIEQLDPKFVDKDNPPSWVGMDAWVASVCYNTVEAEKLGLTPPASWKDLTDPQYAGHVIMPNPNSSGTGFLDVSSWLQLFGEEGGWQYMDALHNNIARYTHSGSKPCKLAASGEIPIGISFAFRGAKSKAAGAPLEIIVPSEGVGWDMEATAIVAGTANLEAAQKLVDFSVTKEASEMYNTGYAVVAYPGVAKPVEHFPEGLLDAMIDNDFEFAANNRAAILKEWQSRYDGKSEVK; via the coding sequence ATGAAACAGAAAACATCATTTATAACCGCCTTGGCCTTCTCTGTCTCAACCGCCTGCGCTGCAGTGGCCGGGACTGAACTGACGGTTTATACCGCCGTCGAGGCAGAGGACCTTGCCCGGTACGCGGAAACCTTCAATCAGACCCACCCGGATATCAAAATCAACTGGGTCCGGGACTCGACCGGAATTATTACCGCCAAGCTGCTGGCGGAACGCGACAACCCGCAGGCCGACGTGGTGTGGGGGCTCGCCGCGACCTCACTGCTGCTGCTGAAATCCGAAGGGATGCTGGAAGCCTATGCACCCGCAGGTATTGAACAGCTGGACCCAAAATTCGTGGACAAAGACAACCCGCCCAGCTGGGTTGGCATGGACGCTTGGGTGGCCTCGGTCTGCTACAATACCGTTGAGGCCGAAAAACTTGGCCTGACACCGCCGGCCTCGTGGAAAGATCTGACCGATCCTCAGTACGCGGGCCATGTGATCATGCCGAACCCCAACTCTTCCGGCACCGGCTTCCTGGATGTTTCCAGCTGGCTGCAGCTGTTCGGAGAGGAGGGCGGCTGGCAGTACATGGATGCGTTGCATAACAACATCGCGCGCTACACTCATTCCGGTTCCAAGCCTTGCAAACTGGCGGCCTCGGGCGAGATCCCGATCGGCATTTCCTTTGCCTTCCGCGGCGCCAAATCCAAGGCGGCCGGCGCGCCGCTGGAGATCATCGTACCTTCGGAGGGTGTTGGATGGGACATGGAGGCAACTGCGATCGTGGCCGGCACGGCCAATCTGGAAGCGGCGCAGAAGCTTGTCGACTTTTCCGTCACGAAGGAAGCCAGCGAAATGTATAACACCGGCTACGCGGTCGTTGCCTATCCTGGCGTCGCCAAACCAGTGGAGCATTTCCCCGAAGGGCTTCTGGATGCCATGATCGACAATGACTTTGAGTTTGCGGCCAATAACCGTGCGGCAATCCTCAAGGAATGGCAGTCCCGATACGACGGCAAGTCGGAAGTGAAGTAA